The genomic stretch ATTATAACATATAAAAGATTGCTTATTTTTAGGCAATCTTTTTTTATGATACTGATTTTATGTTCCACTATTTTCCTCCTTCCGGTCTTATCAGGGCTGGGAAAAATCATGGAACAATTTTTTGGAGTTTTAACTCAAGGAGTCTCTGGCAAAATACTTTCGGGAATTATGGGAATAAGTCTTGTATGGACTGCTATTTCTTTCTTCATGCCCCTGAATATGTACATAGAAATTCCTACCGTTTTATTAGGTTTACTCTACTTTTTTAAAGAAAAACTTTATCGGGAATTTTATAAATTTTCAAAAAAAGATCTTTTTTTAACAGGGCTCACTTCCTTAGTGATCCTATTTACCGGAACTTACTATCCTTATATATTAGATCATTTCGGATATTATGTTCCTACTATTAAATGGTTGACAGAATATGGGCTGATCAAGGGAATTTCAAATCTGGACCTTACATTGGGACAAATGTCGATCTGGCATATTTTCCAAGCTGGTTTTTCTAATTTTTCTGATCCTTTTCTAAGAATTAATTCAATCCTACTGATCGTTTATAGCCTGTACAGTATTGAAAAAAGAAACTGGATTCATCTATGTTTTATTCCTTTATTTTTATTTTTTTCACAGTCACCAAGCCCGGACCTTCCGGTCATCATCTTTTCTTTGATTATTTTAAATGAAATAATATCCGGAAATAAAAATACGAGTCTTCTTTTTGCCTTTTCAGTTTTTGTATTGGCTATAAAACCTACCATGATATGGATGCCCCTGCTGGTTTTTCTGTGCAGTATTTTTATTTTCAGATCAAATTTTAAAAAACTGATTTTCGGAGGATGCATTTTATTTTTATTCTTTATTAAAAACATCTGGACTTTCGGATATCCGGTATTTCCTGTAGCTATTGGAGATTTTGGTTTTATTTGGAAACCCAACCCTGAGGTATTGAAAACCTCTTCACAATATGCCATTCTGAAAACCTATGATATGCAGTATTCGTATGAAGAAATTCAAAAATTTTCTACATGGGATCATATCAGAAACTGGCTCTTTCTGAAGGGTATCAAATCAAAAATCAACATTCTGTTCATGCTAAGTTTATTCTTCTTTTCAGCATTTGCTTGGATAAAGAAAAAGAAACTGACCACTATAATCTGTATTTCACTTTTGATAAAAAGTTTGCTTGTACTCGCCTTTTCAGCACAATACAGATTTTTCATGGATGTATTTTTCGTTATGTTTTTCGTATTATTCCATGAGTATTCAGATAAAGGAAAATCTGTTGCTATTTTTTCTGTACTCAGTGTATTTTTTATCTCTTTATTGTCATTTCCAGGTCTTATTCAACAGTATATTCCGAGCTTTCAATTGGGACATTTTATGACCGGATTTAAAAAGAAACAGCTTTATCAGCCTTCAATTTATCAATATCGCCAATTCAACAATTTTAAGGTTGGCAATTTACTATTTAACGTTTCCAAAAACTATCCTTACAACTTTGAAACTCCTCTTCCTGCCATCTCCGGCAGTTTTATTTTTGACGATGCAAAAGCAGAAATTTTCCCTCAGCTAATTGACAAAAATAACATAGCAAAAGGATTCATCTGGAAAAGAATGACTTACAAAGAGAAAAAAGAAGCACAAGCCGTCATCAATACAATCGAAAGTATTCATAAATAGAACCAATACTGAAACTTTATTATGTGAAGAAAAAAAGGTAATTTTGTATCATGTTCAACACATTAGGTAATCTTCTTAGTCTTACAACATTTGGAGAAAGTCACGGAGTGGCTTATGGCGGTATCATCAATAATTTCCCGGCAGGTTTAACGGTAGATCTCGATAAAGTTCAATATGAATTGAACCGAAGAAAACCCGGCCAGTCTGCTATTGTTACTCAAAGAAAGGAAAGCGACACAGTAAAGTTTCTTTCAGGAATTTTTGATGGAAAAACAACAGGTACGCCTATCGGTTTTATTATTGAAAACGAAAATCAAAAATCAAAGGATTATGACCACATTGCTGGAGCCTATCGTCCAAGTCATGCAGATTTTACGTATGACCAGAAATTTGGTTTCAGAGATCATCGTGGAGGAGGAAAATCTTCTGCCAGAGAAACCATGAACTGGGTAGTAGCAGGAGCTTTAGCCAAGCAACTTTTACCAGAGATTGAGATCAATGCGTATGTTTCTTCTGTAGGTGATATTTTCTGCGAAAAGCCATACCAAGCTCTTGACTTTTCTCAAACAGAAAGTAATGATGTTCGTTGTCCGGATGCTGAAACGGCAGAAAAGATGATTGCCAGAATTAAAGAAATTAAAAAAGAAGGAAATACAATTGGAGGTACCATTACCTGTGTGATTAAAAATGTTCCTGTAGGAATTGGTGAACCTATATTTTCAAAACTTCAGGCAGAACTGGCTAAAGCAATGCTAAATATCAATGCCTGCAAAGGGTTTGAGTATGGAAGCGGTTTTTGTGGAGCAAAAATGACTGGAAAAGAACATAATGACCAATTTAATACAGATTTTACTACAAAATCGAATCTGTCAGGAGGGATTCAGGGTGGGATTTCCAATGGAATGGATATTTATTTCCGTGTGGCATTTAAGCCCGTTGCAACAATTCTAAGACCTCAGGACAGTATTGACAAGGAAGGAAATCCTGTTATTGTGGAAGGAAAAGGACGTCACGACCCATGTGTAGTACCAAGAGCCGTCCCTGTAGTGGAAAGCCTTGCAGCATTTGTTTTGGCAGATTTATTTCTGATTAACAAAACGAGAAACATCAATAATTTTTAATATAAATATTTTTGGTAATGAAAAATTACTGGGATCAGGGAATTTCTTTTGAAGAATACCTTCAAATTGCACAACAACGATTAGACAATCCTGCCAACCAACAGGAAATTGAATATAAACAATATTATGAACTTGGTCTTCAGAGAATGGACAGAACGATTAAGAAGTATGTTCCGGATGAAGGCCAAAGAAAAGAATTAGAGTCTAAGAATTTTGACGGAAAAATTTTAATCATTTCTGAAGCCTGGTGTGGAGATGCCAGTGCAACAGTTCCTGCTCTTTTTAAATTCTTTGAAGGTCATAATGAAATCAGAGTTTTTTTAAGAGACAGCGATAAGAGTTTAATCAACCAGTTTTTAACTAATGGTACGGAATCGATTCCCAAGGTATTAATCCTTGATAAAGATTTTAATGTAAAAAACTCATGGGGTCCCCGTCCGAAGTATGGATATGAGTTATTAATGAAATACAAAGCTGATCCTGAAAGCTATCCAAAGGACACTTTCTATAATGACCTGCAGATCTATTATGCCAAAAACAGAGGTAAAGATGCCGTTCAGGAAATCTTGGATCTGTTATAAAAAAACAGAATATGAAAAAAGGGATTATTTTTATCATAATAATTGTCATCATTGGTATCATTGCATTTGTACCGGGAGTGAAAGACTTTCTGAAAAACCAGTTTTTCCCTATCGCTACCATTGAAAATGCAGTGCACATCAATGAAGAAGATTACGACATAGACCTTAAAGGAATCAATGCACCCAGCACAAACCTTAAAAATTTTAAGGACAAAGCTGTTTTTCTGAACTTTTGGGGAACATGGTGCCCGCCGTGCAGAAAAGAATGGCCATCAATTCAAAAATTATATGATTCCAGAAAAGATCATGTAGATTTTGTCCTTATAGCTATGAATGACAAAGAAGAAGATGTGAGAAAATTTTTAAAGGAAAATAATTATACAGTACCTGTATATATTGCTCAAAGCCCGATATCTGAAAAGATACTTCCTAAAGTCTTCCCCACTACTTTTCTTCTGGATAAAACCGGCAGAATCCTGATTAAGGAAGATGCCACAAAAGATTGGGACTCAGAGACTGTGCACCAATTTATTGATAATATCATCAAATAATTTTTAACTAAATTTTATAATTTGTTGGTACAGGATTTGTGAAATTTATACCATTGAAAAATTTGTTTAAATCCAAACACAAAATGAAATATTCAAAATTAAATCTTGCAAAAGAAGCTATCAGTCACAAAGGCTTTGTAAAAAAGATCCCTGATATTTTCAGAATGGTAAAAATGTGGAGAAAAGGAAGCTATCCTATGAGATCCATTGACATTATTCTTCCTCTGCTGGGGATTTTATATGTCATCTCTCCTATTGACCTTCTTCCTGAATTTGCCATCCCGGTGCTTGGAGTGATGGATGATTTGGCAGTATTGTCACTTACTATCCCGAAACTCATCAAAGAAGTGGACAAATTTCTACTTTGGGAAGCTGAACAAAAATATAATGGTACGCAAGTGATTGATGCCGAAATCGTAAAATAATAATTTATTTATATTTTTAAAACCATTCTGTTTGTACAGAATGGTTTTTTATTAATCCATGGGCGATAAATTTTTAAGCCTTATTTCAAATCCTTAAATTTGCAATATCTAATAAAAAATAATGGAAAGTAAAAAAGAATTCTTTTTGGAGTGCTACAAACTAGGCATCATTAAATTTGGAAGATTCACCCTGAAAAGTGGTATTGAGAGCCCTTTTTATGTAGACTTAAGACCTTTGGCCTCAGATCCTAAAATCTTAAAAAATCTTGCTAATTATTTATTGGAAATGCTTCCACTGGATAATTTTGATTTAATTTGTGGAGTTCCTTATGCTGCTCTTCCTATGGCAACCGCGATGTCACTGGAAAGTTATATTCCATTAATTATTAAAAGAAAAGAAGCGAAAAGTTATGGTACTAAAAAACTGATCGAAGGAATTTACCAGAAAGGACAAAATTGTCTTTTAGTAGAAGACGTCATCACTTCCGGAAAATCTTTGGTGGAAACGATTGCTGAAGTAGAACAGGAAGACCTTAAAGTTGCTGATATTGTAGTGGTACTTGACAGAGAGCAGGGCGGAAAGCAACTGTTGGAAGGGAAAGGCTACAGAGTACATACTCTTTTCAATATTTCTGAAGTATGTGGAATTCTTCAGGAAACCGGAGAATTATCTGATGAAGAAGTGAAGAGAATTCAGGATTTCCTACAGGGCAATCACATTCAGTTTGAAGAAGAGACCAGAACTTCTTATGAACAAAAACTAAACAACACTCAACATTCTGTTTCAAAGAAATTATTGGAAACAGCGTTGGCAAAAAAATCTAACCTGATTGCTTCTGCTGATGTAACAACAACTCAGGAGTTATTAGATTTAGCCGAAAAAGTAGGACCGCACATTATTGCTTTAAAGACACACATCGATATTATTTCTGATTTTGATTATGAAAAAACGATTACTCCTTTAAAAGCAATTGCTGTAAAACATCAGTTTTTATTGATGGAAGACAGAAAATTTGCAGACATTGGAAATACACAAGAGCTGCAATTTACAAGTGGAGTTTTCAAAATTACAGATTGGGCTGATTTTGTAACCTCCCAGGTTATTGGTGGCTTTGAATCGTTAGACTGCTTTAAAAATGTAGGCGTAGTAGCCATTGTTGGAATGTCATCGAAAGGAGCTTTAACAACAGCTAGCTATCGCGAAGAAGCATTAAAGGTAGCTTTATCTCACCCTAATGTAATTGGAGGAGTTTCTCAGAATAAAATTCCTGAAGATTTGTTGTTATTCACTCCTGGGGTAAACCTGGCAGATTCTGGTGATGGAAAAGGACAGCAGTACAATACTCCAGAGCATGTTTTCAAAACGCTGCACACAGATTTCATCATTGTAGGAAGAGGGATCTATAAATCTGAAAACCCGGAAGCGGCAGCTGTTACTTATAAAAATGAAGGATGGAATGCTTATATTAATTCTTTGGAAAAAAAAGCAATTCAGAATTAAAATCCTATAAAGTATATACAAAATAAGCTATATTTGAGCTTTATCACGGATATTTGAAAAAGATCAGCATTTGCCTTATTTTGTTTTGTGGAGTTATACAGATCTCTGCACAGAAAGACAGTATATACATTGGAGCTAAACTCTCTCCTGACAATAAAACCTTTGAGGTAAATCAGGAGATTGTTTATTACAATCATTCTGAAAAAGACCTGCAAACGATAAAACTTCTGAACTGGATTTCTGCGTATAACAAACGCGGAACATCCTTAGTCTACAGAAAGCTGGAAGACCGAAACAGCGATTTGCATTTTGCAAAGAATCATGAACTCGGAAAACTTCTGGAACTTCATATTAAAGACTCTGGCAACCAGGAAATACCCGTCAATACGATTTCAGATGAAAATCTTTTCCTTCCTCTGAAAGAAGCATTAAAACCAGGCGAAAGCATCACCCTGCAGTTACATTACCGCATGCAGCTTCCCGATAAAAAGTTTACGGGATATGGAACATCAGGTCAAAACACTGCTTTAAAATATTTCTTTATTGTTCCGGATCATTTTGATCCGGACAATATTTCTGAAAGAAAATACCATGATATTGAAGAACCTGTAAGTTTCAATACTTTCTGGACGGTTAATTTTGATATTCCCGTGAACAGTTTCATTGAAAGTAATTTGCCACAGATTCAAATGAATTCTTTTCAGGGTTATTTGGATTCTGATCCTGAATTTTCAGTTTCTACCAATACCTATCCCATCATAAAAACTAATATTGACGGTACAGTTACGGAAATTAAGTTCGGTTATAATCTCAAGCCAGATGAGAAACAAAATCTGGAGTTTTACTTACCTCTTCATTTAAAGTTTCTCAAGGAAAAAATCGGCACTCTTCCGAAAAGTATATTTATTTCAGATAAATTCAGAGAGAAAGAAGATTTCTTCGGGAATAACGATATTACTTTCTGGAAATTTAGATTTCAGTTATTTACCGATGCTGAAAAAACCGATCTTGATTATTTTGGGATCATTACCAAAAAAGTTCTGGAGGAAAAGATCATCTCCGATAAACAAAAAGATCATTGGTTTAAAAATGGTTTAAAATCTTATCTTGAAATCCAGTATCTGAAAAAGTTCTATAAAGATACCAAGCTTTTAGGAGCACTCCCTGAAAGTAAGCTTTTTGGGCTCAAACCTTTAAAATTATTCCATGCATCTAAGGTAAAACTTCTAGACCGTTACGGATTGGCTTACCAATACATCATGCTTCAGAATCTGGATCAGAAAATTGAGGAAGATTTTACGAGCTTAAGTAACTTCAATGATATGGCCATTAGTAGTTTTGAGACAGGGAGTCTTTTTAATTATTCGGCTGACAAAATGGGAGATCAACCTTTCAATGATCTTGTAAAGGAGTATCTTTCAAAAAATTCAGGAAATAAGATTAATCCGAATGACTTTTTGAAACAATTATCAGATAAAGAAAAATCTGCCCATTATCTTGAAGGGTTTTTCAAGCAAAAAAACAGGGTTAATTTTACGCTGAAGCATATTAAAAAGGAAAACGATTCTCTACAGATTAAAATTGCAAAAAATACGGATGCTTCTATTCCGCTAAAGTTGGAAACCGAAACCAAATCTGGCGAAAGAAAGTCCTATTGGATAGAAACAGAAGAAAATGAGAGGTTAAAAGAAGTTTCTCTGCCTGCATCTGACAATATTTATAAAGTAACCTTAAATAATGATTATATTTTCCCGGAATCCAGTTATCGGGATAACTTTCTATATGCAAAAGGGTTATTTTTAAATACTAAAAAAATCAAGTTTAAGCTCATAAAGGACATTCCAAATCCTGAATACAACGAAATTTATGTAAGCCCAAGGGTTCGTTTCAACAACACTTATGATAAATTCTTATTGGGGGCTAATTTTAAAAATCAATCATTTTTTGATCAGAAATTCTTGTATTCATTTACTCCAACATACAGTACAGGTACGGGAAAACTGACTGGTTCAGGAGGTATATCTTATTCTTTCCTGCCGGCTGAAAGTATGTTCAGAAGCATTACATTCGGAGCTTCCGGGGCATATTTCCATTATGATTATAACTTAGCTTACAGAAAAGGCTCTGTATTTTCAACCTTAAACTTTAGAAAAAACCCAAGAAGTACTGTAAGCCGAAGCGTTGGTGTTTCTTATAATTATTTTGAAAGAGATCTTAGTCCTGCAATGATGGCCAATGATGATTATAAAAAATATAATCTTTGGGGATTAGGATATAGCTACAGTGATAGTCAGATGATCCATGAAAAAAGCTTCAGCCTAAGCGCACAGGGTATGGAAGATTTCAATAAGATTACTGCTGAAGGATTCTACAGATGGGAATTTGCTCCAAGACAAAAGCTAAGTGTCCGTTTATTTGCCGGATATTTTCTCAGAAATTATACCCGTACTGATCTATTCAACTATGGAATCTCTAGAGTATCAAACTATACTTTCTCGTACAATCTTTTAGGAGAAAGTGCCAGCAGTGGACTTCTTTCACAACAGTTTATCCTCGCTGACGGAGGGTTTAAATCGTTTCTTCCCGGAACAGTTAATCAATGGATTACTTCCGTGAATGTAGATTCAAGTATATGGAAAATATTCCATGTGTATGCTGATGCCGGAATGTATAAAAATAAAGATCTTTCAGCAAAATTCATTTGGGACAGTGGAATTAAGGTAAGAATCATTCCGGACTTCCTGGAGGTTTATTTTCCAATACAATCTTCTTTGGGATTTGAGCCAGGATTCAAAGACTATGCAAAGCGTATCAGATATACACTGGTTCTTAATCTTGGAGCTGTTATTAACGCAGCAAGAAGAGGCTGGTATTAAAAAACTAATCTTTAACAATTTTTTGTGAAACCGGAGCATTATTAACGGTTCCTGTTACAAAATAGGTCCCTTTAGGAAGTTCTGTAATATCTATATTCTGAGCAAATTTCGTTGGAGACTTTTTCACAACTTGTCTGAAAGTATCATATACTTTTACATCTTTGATCTGCATTCCGAAAAGTACATTACCATCTTTAACAAAAGGATTCTGAACAAAGCCTGCTTTTGCAATACCTTCAGCAGAAAAATCTGCCATATTATCACTGCCGTTCTCTAAAGTTCTTCTAATAGCTGTGGAAGCTGTAGGAGAGGGAGCTGGGCCATCACCTTTAAACTGATCTGCATTGGCACCATACCCCACAAAATCTAATACATTGGAAGAAGCTGGATTCATTACCTGTACAATATTTCCTGCAAGTGCTAATTTCCCGGAGGTTCCTGAAATTCTTATTCCAACAGATTTATTGGGTGTACCATCAAAATTTGTAACTGTTGTCGCTATAAAATTGGGTACCGGCAAGGCTTCTACTCCTCCGTCTATTGCCGCTTCCTGGATCAGATAGGTTTCTTCTGGTCCCAAAGTAAAATCTGGCAGCGTATGATATTCTGTAAAAGCCCCGATTGCGGGTGCATATTGTATACTTGCCCCTGTTAAAGAAACGAGTGTAGTTCCTATATTTTTAAGAACAATATAATTATTTTTGTAAACTGCCCCTGAATTACCATTCCCTCCATAAATTTCATTGATCACAATCTGGGCATTCATCAAAGTAGTCATTAAAGTTAGACCAGCAATAGTAAAGATTTTTTTCACTACAATAATTTTAGGAATAGAGTTATCTTAAAAATATCAAAAACAACACCATTTAATTGGAAATTTACAAAAAATTCACCATAAATGTCTTCTATTCTAACTAAGAAAATTTAAATTAATAAGGATAAAAAATCCGGCCATTTCTACGAAATGGCCGGATTCTATTTTAATCTAAAACTAAATTAGTCTTTTAAGATTTTTTGAGATATTGCCTGGTTGTTTACTGTACCAGTTACAATATAGTTTCCTTTTGTTAACTCAGCAACGTTTACAGTTCCGTTTTGTTTTACAGAAGCTTCTTTTACAAGTTGTCCGAACATATTGAAAACTTTTACATCTTTAACATCAGCTCCGAAAGTGATTTCGTTGTTTTTTACGAAAGTATTTTTTACGAACTGTGCTGATTTAGCGTTTTTAAGGTCTGAAACACCTAATGAACCACTAGCAACAGTCTTGATAACGATGTTATCCAGATAAGCTCTAAAAGAAGTATTGGTAGTCTCAAATGTAACTGTTGAGTTAGCAAGACCTCCAGCAAAGGTTACAGTCTTGGATTCAGGAGTTCCACTCATTACTGCAGCATAAGTTACAGTCTGATCTGCTAAGTTAGTTACTTTTACAGTGATAGTACTTGGAGTAGCTGTCCATCCTTTAACATCAAAAGTTATTACTACATTTCCTCCATCAGTTGATAAATTCAAAGGATTTGTAGTCATAGTTCCAATAATAGAAGACGTTCCTAATTTTGCCATACCACCTGCACTGTATACTTTTGATCCAGTAGGGAAAGTTGCTACAGGAGGAAGAGGATTGGTAGCTGTTCCAGGATTGTAAACATCTGTTCCATTAGGAGCTGTAGAACCAGTTGAAGTAGTATTTCCTCCTGCTGTATAACTATCAAAATTTTCAGTTAAAACAACTGTTTGCTGAGCATTTGCCATAAAAGCAACAGCAGCAATTCCACAAATAGTAAAGATCTTTTTCATAAAATAATTTTTTTTAAAAATTTATGTGGTAAAAGTACAAAAAAACCGCTATTTATTTGAAATAGCGGTATATATTTAACAATTAATTAAAATTACTTTTTAATAATCTTCTCAGAGAACGCTTTACCATTACTATTTCCTGTTACAAAATAAATCCCACTCTGTAGATTTTCCACATTCACAGATCCATTTTCAGAAACAGAAGCTGATTTTACGAGCTGCCCATTTACATTAAAAATTTTAATATCAGATTGTACTCCGAAATAGATTTCCTTATCTGCAGAAGTATTTTTAACAAAAACAGATTTAGATTTTACCATTTCTGAAGTAGCTAATGAACCTGAAATACCTTCTACCTTTACATCATCAATTCTATAGTTTCCTGAATTACTTGTTACTGAAGTCCATCTAAGACTTAACGTTGCTGAATTTCCTGCCCCAGCTGGCAATTGAATAGGAGTTCCGTTATTTACAAGAGACCAGGTGGTAGCTTTTTTATTATAAGTATAAGCTACATCATTCCATGTGGTTCCGTCTGTACTCCATTGGAAAACAATATCCTGATTAAAGGCAGTTGCTCCTAACCCGCCCCATATAACGGAAATATTAGTATAACCCACTGTTGATAAATTAGAATAGGTTAAAGTATGGGTAACTCCATTGGGCCCCTGACCAACGAATACCATATTCATTCCTCCTGAAGCTCCGGGATATTTATTTGTTGACACATTAGATCCGTTTGATTTCCAACCATTGGTAGTGTTAGTACTTGTCCATCCGGTTGGTAATGTTGCTGTAGTTCCAAAAGATTCTGACAAAAGAGTTGTTTGTCCAAAAGCAATAACGGCAAACATTACTGTTGCCCATAACGAATAAAGTTTTTTCATGATTATAATTTTATATTATCTATAATTTCGATGACTAAATTACTCTTAATTTTAAGGACTTAACAATATTTGGATTAATTTTCTGTTAATAATAGTTGACCCTGTGCTATTAACATTTTTTAATTATTTTTACGAATTATTTTTCAGGAGTTGCGGAATACTTTTATCCTATTCGTTGTATTTTTCTTTGGCATATTTTCAGGAAGTGCTCAGGTATTTTCATGGAAAAATCCTAACGTTCCTGAAGACAGCATTAAAAAAGACAGTATTCTCGCCGCAAGGCTTGAACAGGACATTTTCGCAAAAGATACCTTAGACTTTATACGAACTCATAACAGAATTGTTGTGGATGAAGCTGTACTTGCTAAAAATGATAAAAAACGATTTTTAGGAGAGCTTAATTCCAAAGGTTCCATTATCCGTGGGATTACATTTGGAAATAATCAGGGACAATCTGTGCAAAGCTCCATGGATCTTCAGATTTCGGGGCGCCTCTCCAAAGACGTGACCATTTTAGCCAGTATTTCCGATCATAATTTACCGATTCAGGCAGATGGATACACCCAAACTTTAGAAGAGTTTGATAAAATCTACATGCAGCTTAACATTAAGGATAAATCTATTTTGAGAGCCGGGCATCTTGACCTGGTAGAATCTAAAAATTATTTTGCCAAATACCAGAGACGAAGCATGGGAATTCAGTTTCAAACGGAATTTGGGAAAGAAAATAAAACATTTGTAGATATTTCTGCTGGTGTGGCACGAAGCGAATTTCACAGAATACGTTTTCAGGGAGTTGAAGGAAACCAAGGACCTTACCGTCTGACAGGGAAAAACGGAGAGCAGTTCATTACTTTGATCTCAGGTTCCGAGCAGGTATTTATTGATGGAATTTTAATGAAACGTGGGGAAAATCAGGATTATGTGATCAACTATAATACAGGTGAAGTTACCTTTACCAGTTTCCGTCCTATTTTCCAGCAGAACTTCATCACGATTTCCTATAACTACGCCAACAGGAACTATTCAAGATATTTATTTACCGGAAAATTAGAACATCAAAGAGAAAAATTCAAGGTGGGTCTGAACTGGTTTATGGAGAATGATAACAAAAATGCTCCTCTTTCTTTGAGTTTATCGAAAGAAGATGAGCAGATTCTGGCCAACGCAGGAAATGATCCTAATTTGATGTATGCTCCATCAGGCGTTGTTACCGAATACGACGTTAATAAAATTTTATACCGTTTAAATCCTGCCGGAAATTTCTATGAACTTTCTACAGATCCTAATGAAACTCTATATCAGGTATCTTTCACCTATTTTGGAGCCAATCAGGGAGATTATAAAACTGCTCAAACAACCAATAACGGACGTGTTTTTGAATATGTAGGTCCTAATGCGGGAGATTACAGAGCAGTAAGAAAGCTTCCTTCGCCTCAGAAATCCCAGGTATTTTCCCTTAATTCTGAATATTTACTGAACGAGGGAAAAATAGGTGCTGATATTTCCCTGAGTAATTATGATGTCAATCTATTTTCATCTAAAGATTCTAACCAGAATACCGGGTATGCATACCGTATCTTCGGAAATAAAACTTTTACAAAAAGCACATGGAAAGGAACTCCAAGTTTTGAATATCAATATATAGATAAACAATTCCATATCCTGGATC from Chryseobacterium indologenes encodes the following:
- a CDS encoding aminopeptidase; the encoded protein is MKKISICLILFCGVIQISAQKDSIYIGAKLSPDNKTFEVNQEIVYYNHSEKDLQTIKLLNWISAYNKRGTSLVYRKLEDRNSDLHFAKNHELGKLLELHIKDSGNQEIPVNTISDENLFLPLKEALKPGESITLQLHYRMQLPDKKFTGYGTSGQNTALKYFFIVPDHFDPDNISERKYHDIEEPVSFNTFWTVNFDIPVNSFIESNLPQIQMNSFQGYLDSDPEFSVSTNTYPIIKTNIDGTVTEIKFGYNLKPDEKQNLEFYLPLHLKFLKEKIGTLPKSIFISDKFREKEDFFGNNDITFWKFRFQLFTDAEKTDLDYFGIITKKVLEEKIISDKQKDHWFKNGLKSYLEIQYLKKFYKDTKLLGALPESKLFGLKPLKLFHASKVKLLDRYGLAYQYIMLQNLDQKIEEDFTSLSNFNDMAISSFETGSLFNYSADKMGDQPFNDLVKEYLSKNSGNKINPNDFLKQLSDKEKSAHYLEGFFKQKNRVNFTLKHIKKENDSLQIKIAKNTDASIPLKLETETKSGERKSYWIETEENERLKEVSLPASDNIYKVTLNNDYIFPESSYRDNFLYAKGLFLNTKKIKFKLIKDIPNPEYNEIYVSPRVRFNNTYDKFLLGANFKNQSFFDQKFLYSFTPTYSTGTGKLTGSGGISYSFLPAESMFRSITFGASGAYFHYDYNLAYRKGSVFSTLNFRKNPRSTVSRSVGVSYNYFERDLSPAMMANDDYKKYNLWGLGYSYSDSQMIHEKSFSLSAQGMEDFNKITAEGFYRWEFAPRQKLSVRLFAGYFLRNYTRTDLFNYGISRVSNYTFSYNLLGESASSGLLSQQFILADGGFKSFLPGTVNQWITSVNVDSSIWKIFHVYADAGMYKNKDLSAKFIWDSGIKVRIIPDFLEVYFPIQSSLGFEPGFKDYAKRIRYTLVLNLGAVINAARRGWY
- a CDS encoding T9SS type A sorting domain-containing protein; this encodes MKKIFTIAGLTLMTTLMNAQIVINEIYGGNGNSGAVYKNNYIVLKNIGTTLVSLTGASIQYAPAIGAFTEYHTLPDFTLGPEETYLIQEAAIDGGVEALPVPNFIATTVTNFDGTPNKSVGIRISGTSGKLALAGNIVQVMNPASSNVLDFVGYGANADQFKGDGPAPSPTASTAIRRTLENGSDNMADFSAEGIAKAGFVQNPFVKDGNVLFGMQIKDVKVYDTFRQVVKKSPTKFAQNIDITELPKGTYFVTGTVNNAPVSQKIVKD
- a CDS encoding T9SS type A sorting domain-containing protein; the encoded protein is MKKIFTICGIAAVAFMANAQQTVVLTENFDSYTAGGNTTSTGSTAPNGTDVYNPGTATNPLPPVATFPTGSKVYSAGGMAKLGTSSIIGTMTTNPLNLSTDGGNVVITFDVKGWTATPSTITVKVTNLADQTVTYAAVMSGTPESKTVTFAGGLANSTVTFETTNTSFRAYLDNIVIKTVASGSLGVSDLKNAKSAQFVKNTFVKNNEITFGADVKDVKVFNMFGQLVKEASVKQNGTVNVAELTKGNYIVTGTVNNQAISQKILKD
- a CDS encoding T9SS type A sorting domain-containing protein — translated: MKKLYSLWATVMFAVIAFGQTTLLSESFGTTATLPTGWTSTNTTNGWKSNGSNVSTNKYPGASGGMNMVFVGQGPNGVTHTLTYSNLSTVGYTNISVIWGGLGATAFNQDIVFQWSTDGTTWNDVAYTYNKKATTWSLVNNGTPIQLPAGAGNSATLSLRWTSVTSNSGNYRIDDVKVEGISGSLATSEMVKSKSVFVKNTSADKEIYFGVQSDIKIFNVNGQLVKSASVSENGSVNVENLQSGIYFVTGNSNGKAFSEKIIKK